A genomic region of Methyloceanibacter stevinii contains the following coding sequences:
- a CDS encoding ion transporter, giving the protein MEEKSLRERLRLLYHGHSRAAHRFRYGILIFDLVTIAFIIATSFTPDAPWIEYLDVCFGVLILIEFCARLWVSPHPAREFTYFSTWADIVAILSFLAPIVGEGLGFLRVLRTVRLLHTYQLVSTLRVDFPFFRRNEETVVAVINIIVFLFITTGLVYETQHYRNPAIANYVDALYFTVTTLTTTGFGDITLQGSLGRLIAVCIMIFGVTLFLRLLQTLLRPQKVRYPCPGCGLQRHEVDAVHCKACGEKLNIPDEGRF; this is encoded by the coding sequence ATGGAGGAGAAGTCTCTCCGCGAGCGGTTACGGCTTCTCTATCATGGCCATAGCCGGGCGGCGCATCGCTTCCGCTACGGCATCCTTATCTTCGATCTGGTCACCATTGCCTTCATCATCGCCACGTCGTTCACGCCCGATGCGCCCTGGATCGAGTATCTCGACGTCTGCTTCGGCGTCCTCATCCTGATCGAATTCTGCGCCCGTCTTTGGGTCAGCCCGCACCCGGCCCGTGAGTTCACCTACTTCTCCACCTGGGCGGATATCGTCGCCATCCTATCCTTCCTGGCGCCGATCGTGGGGGAAGGCCTCGGCTTCTTGCGCGTCCTGCGAACGGTCCGTCTACTGCATACCTATCAACTCGTGTCGACCCTGCGCGTCGATTTCCCCTTCTTCCGCCGCAACGAAGAGACGGTCGTTGCCGTCATCAACATCATCGTCTTCCTGTTCATTACGACGGGGCTTGTCTACGAGACGCAGCACTATCGCAATCCGGCGATCGCCAACTACGTCGATGCCCTCTATTTTACCGTGACGACGCTCACGACGACCGGCTTCGGAGACATCACGCTCCAAGGCTCGCTTGGCCGGCTGATCGCCGTCTGCATCATGATTTTCGGGGTTACGCTGTTCTTGCGGCTGCTGCAGACGCTCTTGCGGCCGCAGAAGGTACGCTACCCCTGCCCCGGCTGTGGACTGCAGCGGCACGAAGTCGATGCCGTTCACTGCAAAGCATGCGGGGAGAAGCTCAACATTCCAGACGAAGGACGCTTCTAG
- a CDS encoding aspartyl/asparaginyl beta-hydroxylase domain-containing protein, with protein sequence MERATKKAIRRFSIAGVVLFLGLVFLPLLTIFYLGCGLIDVMRNKRRDAMVFRKYFLGNGITTWLLSPLNLFIDLFCYRNKGVYKLDDLPLEWREEVDQVLDVFREQKDTILTEIDESFEDGRRGMYVYEWYGKRKEHSVEALKRDYKYVKTVAVSVFSGKESTSFHYGPLRMTLRVLYNLTPVDTDQVYIQCGWEKHFWRDDPLFIFDDTLIHRSVNDYDARRFVVFMDIMRPTAHPAFLNKLIAAVSVLVERANAVFYKNWKMLRPGAKSTEPPAPHSEAA encoded by the coding sequence ATGGAGCGTGCGACAAAGAAAGCGATCAGGCGATTTTCGATCGCCGGGGTAGTGCTGTTCCTCGGCCTCGTCTTCCTGCCGTTGCTGACGATCTTCTATCTCGGCTGCGGTCTGATCGACGTCATGCGCAACAAGCGCCGCGATGCCATGGTGTTCCGCAAGTACTTCCTGGGGAACGGCATCACCACCTGGCTGCTGTCGCCGCTCAATCTGTTCATCGATCTGTTCTGCTATCGCAACAAGGGCGTCTACAAGCTCGACGACCTGCCGCTGGAATGGCGTGAAGAGGTCGACCAGGTCCTCGATGTCTTCCGCGAGCAGAAGGATACGATCCTTACCGAGATCGACGAGTCTTTCGAAGACGGCCGCCGCGGCATGTATGTCTATGAGTGGTACGGCAAGCGCAAGGAGCATTCCGTCGAGGCGCTGAAGCGGGACTACAAATACGTCAAGACCGTCGCCGTCTCGGTGTTCTCAGGCAAGGAATCCACCTCGTTCCACTACGGGCCGCTGCGGATGACGCTGCGCGTTTTGTACAACCTCACGCCTGTCGATACGGACCAAGTCTATATTCAGTGCGGTTGGGAGAAGCACTTCTGGCGCGACGACCCGCTGTTCATTTTCGACGACACGCTGATCCACCGCTCGGTCAACGATTACGACGCGCGCCGCTTCGTCGTGTTCATGGACATCATGCGTCCGACCGCGCATCCGGCATTTCTCAACAAGCTCATTGCCGCTGTGTCCGTCCTCGTCGAGCGCGCCAACGCTGTCTTCTACAAGAACTGGAAGATGCTGCGCCCCGGAGCGAAGAGCACGGAGCCGCCGGCACCGCATTCCGAAGCCGCGTAG
- a CDS encoding YpsA SLOG family protein, with protein MVTVISGGQTGPDRAALEAAVATGTPYGGWCPKGGWAEDMPEPPGLLALYPNLRETPSDKPEQRTDWNVRDSDALLVLVGQGGLDVSTGTERAMRHAKSMGRAVCVVSVAEQEAEDRVRAFLSQFAGKPVCIAGPRESESPGLQAEALRVLQPALAALAA; from the coding sequence ATGGTGACCGTGATCTCCGGGGGACAGACAGGTCCTGACCGTGCCGCCCTTGAGGCGGCGGTCGCCACGGGCACACCCTATGGCGGCTGGTGTCCGAAGGGCGGATGGGCCGAAGACATGCCCGAGCCGCCGGGGCTGTTGGCTCTCTATCCCAACCTTCGCGAGACGCCCTCCGACAAACCCGAACAGCGCACGGACTGGAACGTGCGGGATTCGGACGCGCTGCTCGTCCTTGTCGGGCAGGGAGGGCTCGATGTTTCGACGGGCACGGAGCGCGCGATGCGCCATGCCAAGAGTATGGGCAGGGCCGTCTGCGTCGTAAGCGTCGCAGAGCAAGAGGCAGAAGACAGGGTCCGGGCTTTCCTGAGCCAGTTCGCGGGTAAGCCCGTCTGCATCGCCGGCCCGCGCGAGAGTGAATCTCCGGGGCTCCAAGCCGAAGCCTTGCGCGTGCTACAGCCTGCTCTTGCGGCGCTGGCCGCCTGA
- a CDS encoding Gmad2 immunoglobulin-like domain-containing protein: protein MTHTTRRMTLAGGVLGASLMLAAVPAVAMGSLVEGEETDNCSNEDGALDEAAFVIATGPKPGERVESGFDVTGCSRTFESNVQWKLLARDGAVLASGHTTGGGVDGPGAFSFSIPYTVTVQQLGHLEVFEEDVSDGEGFPPGRTVIPLVLKP from the coding sequence ATGACGCATACCACAAGGCGAATGACGCTTGCGGGTGGGGTCTTGGGTGCGAGCCTTATGCTTGCCGCTGTCCCCGCCGTTGCGATGGGCAGTCTCGTCGAAGGCGAGGAGACCGACAATTGCTCGAACGAGGACGGCGCCTTGGACGAGGCGGCCTTCGTGATCGCCACGGGACCGAAGCCGGGTGAGCGCGTCGAGAGCGGGTTCGACGTGACCGGATGCTCGCGGACCTTCGAGAGCAATGTGCAGTGGAAGCTTTTGGCACGGGACGGCGCTGTGCTGGCAAGCGGCCATACGACCGGGGGCGGCGTCGACGGTCCCGGGGCGTTCAGTTTCAGTATTCCGTACACGGTCACTGTCCAGCAACTCGGCCATCTCGAAGTCTTCGAAGAAGATGTATCGGACGGCGAAGGCTTCCCGCCAGGGCGGACGGTAATTCCGCTGGTCCTGAAGCCGTAA
- a CDS encoding GlsB/YeaQ/YmgE family stress response membrane protein: protein MLEALIIILVVGAIAGWLAGLLVQGTGFGLLGDIVVGILGALVTGFFLPQVGIVLAFGGGILGSIIAAFIGAVILLIVVKLIKKLLS, encoded by the coding sequence ATGCTGGAAGCACTCATTATCATCTTGGTTGTAGGCGCCATTGCCGGCTGGCTGGCGGGTCTCCTGGTTCAGGGCACCGGATTCGGCCTACTGGGCGATATCGTCGTCGGAATCCTCGGTGCTCTCGTCACCGGGTTCTTTTTGCCTCAGGTCGGAATTGTCCTGGCATTCGGCGGCGGCATTCTCGGATCGATCATCGCGGCCTTCATCGGCGCCGTGATTCTTCTGATCGTCGTGAAGCTGATCAAGAAGCTTCTGTCCTAA
- a CDS encoding cell wall hydrolase, translating into MVAAAEVVARHSVIDDYDDLADADTAENGVSSAALEVAAQGAGEQNFADASSARQLRCLAEGIYFEARGEPWRGQLAVGRVILNRVSSKHYPNTICGVVYQNSHLHNRCQFSFACDGKADRIRDAKVWFSVRGYAAWLLANRPNERDVSEYRVLASLQTATHYHADYVRPNWAKHFELTARIGRHIFYSDPSA; encoded by the coding sequence TTGGTCGCGGCCGCAGAGGTCGTTGCTCGGCATAGCGTGATCGATGACTATGACGACCTGGCCGATGCCGACACAGCCGAGAACGGCGTGTCGTCCGCAGCGTTGGAAGTCGCCGCGCAGGGTGCCGGTGAGCAGAACTTCGCCGATGCGAGTTCCGCGCGCCAGCTTCGGTGCTTGGCCGAAGGGATCTATTTCGAGGCCCGCGGTGAGCCTTGGCGCGGCCAGCTCGCCGTCGGCCGGGTGATCTTGAATCGGGTTTCGAGCAAGCACTATCCCAACACCATTTGCGGTGTGGTCTATCAGAACAGCCATCTCCACAATCGCTGCCAGTTCTCCTTTGCCTGCGACGGCAAGGCCGACCGGATCCGCGATGCCAAGGTCTGGTTCAGCGTCCGCGGCTACGCGGCCTGGCTGTTGGCCAATCGGCCGAATGAGCGGGACGTGAGCGAGTACCGGGTTTTGGCGTCGCTCCAGACCGCGACCCACTATCACGCGGATTATGTTCGCCCGAACTGGGCCAAGCATTTCGAACTGACCGCGCGCATTGGCCGGCACATTTTCTACTCCGACCCAAGCGCTTAG
- a CDS encoding magnesium transporter yields the protein MPDDLQDRLGPDLKSFESIQASRAFHKESAGEIMQRRHVALAPDRTAAEAVAALQRASDMIGSVDTVFVIDADNRPIGAFKPRALLLVPPDTPLSKIMSREFPVVSSATDQEEAALATAGTEFKSLPVVDNDGRLVGQITTKMLARVVAEEAAEDMLKLGGVNEDARPTDSVPKIVRNRLPWLLAGLVGATIAAIIIGSFEEELEKAAILAAFIPVVMSMAGNAGLQASVVSVQALAMGSNWPGDRLIYRFGRELLGALVNGAIAGSILASLILAGSLIFDVEDPVRLALATSMSLLTVTTIAAIVGSFVPLGLSRLGIDPAAATGVFITTSNDVVGVLVYFLMASTFYF from the coding sequence TTGCCGGACGATCTCCAGGATCGCCTTGGCCCAGACCTCAAGTCGTTCGAAAGCATCCAGGCATCGAGGGCCTTCCACAAGGAGAGCGCCGGCGAGATCATGCAAAGGCGCCACGTGGCGCTGGCGCCGGACCGCACCGCAGCCGAGGCCGTTGCGGCGCTTCAACGAGCATCGGATATGATTGGGTCGGTCGATACGGTTTTCGTCATCGATGCCGACAACCGTCCCATCGGCGCCTTCAAGCCGCGGGCACTGCTGCTGGTGCCCCCGGACACGCCGCTCTCGAAGATCATGTCGCGCGAGTTTCCCGTCGTCTCATCGGCCACGGACCAGGAAGAAGCGGCGCTCGCGACGGCCGGTACGGAGTTCAAGAGCCTTCCCGTCGTCGACAACGACGGCCGGCTTGTGGGGCAGATCACCACCAAGATGCTGGCGCGTGTTGTGGCGGAGGAAGCCGCCGAGGACATGCTGAAGCTCGGTGGCGTCAACGAGGATGCGCGCCCGACCGACTCCGTCCCGAAGATCGTGCGCAACCGGTTGCCGTGGCTGCTGGCCGGTCTGGTGGGAGCGACGATTGCGGCTATCATCATCGGATCCTTCGAAGAGGAGCTCGAGAAGGCGGCGATACTTGCGGCCTTCATTCCTGTCGTGATGTCGATGGCCGGGAACGCCGGTCTGCAGGCCTCCGTGGTCTCGGTTCAGGCCTTGGCCATGGGATCGAACTGGCCGGGAGACCGCCTGATCTATCGCTTCGGCCGCGAGCTGCTCGGCGCGCTCGTCAACGGGGCGATCGCAGGGAGCATTCTTGCATCGCTGATCCTTGCAGGCTCGCTGATATTCGATGTGGAAGACCCGGTGCGGCTCGCATTGGCAACATCGATGTCCTTGCTCACGGTGACGACAATCGCGGCAATCGTCGGATCATTCGTTCCGCTGGGCCTCAGCCGGCTGGGCATCGATCCCGCGGCGGCGACCGGCGTGTTCATTACGACAAGCAATGACGTTGTGGGCGTTCTGGTTTACTTCCTGATGGCCAGCACGTTCTACTTCTGA
- a CDS encoding mechanosensitive ion channel family protein produces MLRLMALSMLLLGSVTIFAAPQLSFAQDAAPAQSAPVFSSNVTDPKVKLEDLELLMVPMTVDELKALAGKWLDIVKAKTEQVVDAQIAVSKANGGAETAQRESLTKLYAERNYLFDRYTAVVNAWERKGGDAKEVAVYRDYQNAIFLEETRKADIKTLIAWAMDWMKADDRGLLFLKNAAIVVVAFLALIFVARIVRALVRRWIGHVPNISDLLQAFIVGIIYWIVLAVGLMLVLSGLGVDVTPLFAVFGGASIIAAFAMQDSLSNLASGLMIMIYRPFDVGDYADIGGVAGTVKSTNIFATTVTTPDNQVIVIPNKNVWGNVITNVTASETRRVDLVFGIGYDDSIPEALKVLEQAVEAHPLVLKDPAPTIRVNELADSSVNLICRPWVKTSDYWTVYWDLTRYVKELFDSVGISIPFPQQDVHFIPVDPNKPVPPPVIEKTPSVERESISSGDQGHTGDDK; encoded by the coding sequence ATGCTGCGGTTGATGGCTCTTTCCATGCTGCTTCTGGGCAGCGTTACAATTTTCGCTGCGCCACAGCTATCGTTCGCGCAGGATGCTGCTCCTGCACAGAGTGCGCCCGTCTTCTCCAGCAACGTCACCGATCCTAAAGTGAAGCTCGAAGACCTCGAACTTCTCATGGTCCCGATGACCGTGGACGAGCTCAAGGCTCTGGCCGGCAAGTGGCTCGACATCGTCAAGGCCAAGACGGAGCAGGTGGTCGATGCGCAGATCGCCGTTTCCAAGGCCAATGGTGGTGCTGAGACCGCCCAGCGAGAGAGTCTCACGAAACTCTACGCCGAACGGAACTATCTCTTCGATCGCTATACTGCGGTCGTCAACGCCTGGGAGCGGAAGGGCGGCGACGCCAAGGAGGTCGCGGTCTATCGCGATTACCAGAACGCCATCTTTCTCGAAGAGACGCGCAAGGCGGACATCAAGACCCTCATTGCCTGGGCAATGGATTGGATGAAGGCCGACGATCGGGGCCTATTGTTCCTGAAGAACGCCGCCATCGTCGTCGTTGCGTTTCTGGCGCTGATATTTGTCGCGCGGATAGTCCGGGCGCTTGTCCGGCGCTGGATCGGTCACGTGCCGAATATCTCCGATCTGCTGCAAGCATTCATCGTCGGCATAATCTATTGGATCGTTCTGGCCGTAGGTTTGATGCTCGTCCTGTCGGGCCTCGGCGTCGATGTCACGCCGCTCTTCGCGGTGTTCGGCGGCGCTTCCATCATCGCCGCCTTCGCCATGCAGGACTCGCTCAGCAATCTGGCGTCGGGACTCATGATCATGATCTATCGTCCGTTCGACGTGGGCGACTATGCGGACATTGGCGGCGTCGCCGGAACGGTCAAGAGCACCAATATCTTCGCTACGACCGTCACCACGCCGGACAACCAGGTCATCGTCATTCCAAATAAGAATGTCTGGGGCAATGTGATCACCAACGTCACGGCCAGCGAGACGCGTCGCGTCGATCTTGTCTTCGGCATTGGCTATGACGATTCCATTCCGGAAGCGCTGAAGGTTTTGGAACAGGCTGTCGAGGCGCATCCGCTTGTGCTGAAGGACCCGGCGCCGACGATCCGGGTCAACGAGCTCGCCGACAGCTCCGTGAATCTCATCTGCCGGCCCTGGGTGAAGACGTCCGATTATTGGACCGTCTATTGGGATCTGACGCGCTACGTCAAAGAGCTGTTCGACTCCGTCGGCATCTCGATCCCGTTCCCGCAGCAAGATGTGCATTTCATTCCGGTGGATCCGAACAAGCCGGTGCCGCCGCCCGTTATCGAGAAAACTCCCTCTGTCGAACGAGAATCGATATCTTCTGGTGATCAGGGTCACACTGGTGACGACAAATAG
- a CDS encoding HdeA/HdeB family chaperone, with amino-acid sequence MYERLKSFAAAGKPFVFALALSVPFGATASAQVTIDVSEITCDQFALYKVSDPDTIAVWLHGYYSGKKGDTVVEVEKLKANAKKLRDYCLENPDTKLLAAVESLMKP; translated from the coding sequence ATGTACGAGCGCTTGAAGTCATTCGCGGCGGCTGGAAAGCCTTTCGTATTCGCCTTGGCTCTGTCCGTCCCGTTCGGCGCCACGGCGTCGGCGCAGGTCACGATCGATGTCAGCGAGATCACCTGCGACCAGTTCGCGCTCTACAAGGTCTCGGATCCAGATACGATAGCGGTCTGGCTCCACGGCTATTACAGCGGCAAGAAGGGCGACACCGTAGTTGAGGTCGAGAAGCTGAAAGCCAACGCCAAAAAGCTGCGGGACTACTGCCTCGAAAATCCCGACACGAAGCTGCTCGCCGCAGTCGAGTCATTGATGAAACCGTAG
- a CDS encoding HlyD family secretion protein, with translation MIELTVTSIPFVLRIMYLRWKGIPITLYNVHMALFAWLALAFIVFFTVFYYYPKSYTGFVPFRTVPVVSENGGTVTSIEVDNGTRVKPGQILFTVDKTTEEAAVKTAELKLAEIDKSVASAEAEVHSAQASLDRERAELQQAVEVFDDQAELKRRKSPAYNERRYQAAVADKAAGEAKVAQSQALLDEANLQLTEVLPAQRESANAQLEQAKVELAKTTVRSQVDGVVDQVTLHVGARAAQFASNPAMLIIPDRDEAHPKRVVAGFSQVSRSVLYVGMPAEVACDTNFNVAMVDSVLPARIVAIQPEIAAGQLAPTGRLIEPSEFSKRGEVVAALDMVYPEHEERLVNGSGCIVQTYDRNLPHGVLGHILGGLGIIKAWGLRIKVWIALVTGIGLAGGGGH, from the coding sequence GTGATTGAGCTCACCGTAACCTCCATCCCCTTCGTTTTGCGCATCATGTATCTGCGTTGGAAGGGGATCCCGATCACGCTCTACAACGTCCATATGGCGCTGTTCGCGTGGCTGGCTTTGGCGTTCATCGTCTTCTTCACGGTGTTCTACTACTACCCGAAATCCTACACGGGCTTTGTGCCCTTCCGCACGGTTCCGGTTGTCAGCGAGAACGGCGGCACCGTTACGAGCATCGAGGTCGACAACGGGACGCGCGTGAAGCCCGGCCAGATACTGTTCACCGTCGACAAGACGACCGAGGAAGCGGCGGTGAAGACGGCGGAGCTAAAGCTCGCCGAGATCGACAAGTCGGTCGCGTCCGCCGAGGCCGAAGTCCATTCGGCGCAAGCATCCCTCGACCGGGAGAGGGCCGAGCTGCAGCAAGCCGTCGAGGTGTTCGACGATCAGGCCGAACTGAAGAGGCGCAAATCGCCGGCCTATAACGAACGCCGCTATCAAGCGGCCGTGGCCGACAAGGCCGCCGGTGAGGCCAAGGTTGCGCAGTCCCAGGCGCTGCTGGACGAGGCCAATCTTCAGCTGACAGAAGTGCTCCCTGCGCAACGGGAGAGCGCGAACGCGCAACTTGAGCAGGCCAAAGTCGAGCTGGCCAAGACGACGGTTCGCTCCCAGGTGGATGGCGTCGTCGATCAGGTCACCTTGCATGTGGGCGCACGCGCCGCGCAGTTCGCATCGAACCCGGCGATGCTCATCATTCCCGACCGTGACGAGGCCCACCCGAAACGGGTGGTGGCCGGCTTCTCGCAAGTCTCGCGCTCTGTCCTCTATGTCGGCATGCCTGCCGAGGTAGCCTGCGACACGAATTTCAACGTGGCGATGGTGGACTCCGTGCTGCCGGCGCGGATCGTTGCGATCCAGCCGGAAATTGCCGCCGGTCAGCTCGCGCCCACGGGACGACTCATCGAGCCCTCCGAGTTCTCAAAACGCGGCGAGGTGGTTGCGGCACTCGATATGGTCTATCCGGAGCATGAAGAACGCCTCGTCAACGGAAGCGGTTGCATCGTGCAGACATACGACCGCAATCTCCCCCATGGTGTTCTAGGCCACATCCTCGGCGGCCTCGGTATCATCAAAGCGTGGGGCCTTCGCATAAAGGTCTGGATTGCGCTCGTAACGGGGATCGGTCTCGCCGGCGGGGGCGGGCATTAA
- a CDS encoding DsbA family oxidoreductase, whose translation MRPRTSASPHQFLKAVELVERSGGAPLPPYLDRLSTRAARDIRHAFFAEAQDIGDWDVQLEIAEKLGLDSALIDDKLRSSEALAALVIDYGLAADNGVAGSPTFLMNEGRQKLFGNVGYRLLEANVQELLRRPEQDGASWC comes from the coding sequence GTGCGCCCGCGCACCTCGGCGAGTCCACATCAGTTCCTCAAAGCTGTCGAACTCGTCGAGCGAAGTGGCGGCGCGCCCCTGCCCCCCTATCTCGACCGGCTGTCGACCCGCGCCGCCCGCGATATCCGCCATGCCTTCTTTGCCGAGGCCCAGGATATCGGCGATTGGGATGTCCAGCTCGAAATTGCCGAAAAGCTCGGGCTCGACTCGGCCTTGATCGACGACAAGCTGCGCTCGTCCGAAGCGCTGGCCGCGCTCGTGATCGACTACGGACTGGCCGCCGACAACGGTGTCGCGGGCAGCCCCACATTCCTGATGAACGAGGGCCGGCAAAAGCTCTTCGGCAATGTGGGATACCGGCTGCTCGAAGCCAATGTGCAGGAGCTTCTCCGCCGTCCCGAGCAGGACGGTGCGAGCTGGTGCTAG